The Candidatus Baltobacteraceae bacterium genome has a window encoding:
- a CDS encoding TPM domain-containing protein has protein sequence MRTPAIATLRALAAMLAFAALLPLPAAARDFVQDQAGMFSASTISQLNARISSFNAQTGKEIVVVTVPSLNGTSLQSAASSAFSSQNVNGVLIFIAKTDRRDIIVPDNAGVQAGWFTPDVTRGIRQSMEAQFRTENYDAGIAAAVDGVLNVYRAHTGSLRSQSNAGYSGAPATAYGGGGFHISMFWWIIIAIVGFMILRSIMRAMSGPRNYGGMPGPGAPGPMPGYGGYGYGGGGGGSFFSGLLGGLGGAWLGNEMFGQHGGGGLAAPADASQAVQGGSDGGGWQGDAGQAGLGGASGGDWSGGGFGDSGGGGGDFGGGGGDSGGGW, from the coding sequence GTGAGAACACCAGCGATTGCCACCCTTCGCGCCCTGGCCGCCATGCTCGCATTCGCGGCCTTGCTGCCGCTGCCGGCTGCGGCGCGCGACTTCGTCCAAGACCAGGCCGGCATGTTTTCGGCCTCGACCATCTCGCAGCTCAATGCGCGCATTTCGAGCTTCAACGCGCAGACCGGTAAAGAGATCGTCGTCGTTACCGTGCCGTCGCTCAACGGCACGTCGTTGCAGAGCGCGGCGAGTTCGGCGTTTTCATCGCAAAACGTCAACGGCGTCTTGATCTTCATCGCAAAAACCGACCGGCGCGACATTATCGTCCCCGATAACGCGGGCGTGCAGGCCGGATGGTTTACGCCCGACGTCACGCGCGGCATTCGCCAATCGATGGAAGCGCAGTTCCGCACCGAAAACTACGACGCCGGGATCGCGGCCGCAGTCGACGGCGTTCTCAACGTGTATCGCGCGCACACCGGCAGTTTGCGGTCGCAATCCAACGCCGGCTATTCTGGCGCACCCGCGACCGCCTACGGCGGTGGAGGTTTTCATATCTCGATGTTTTGGTGGATCATTATCGCAATCGTTGGTTTCATGATTTTGCGCTCGATTATGCGCGCGATGTCCGGACCTCGCAATTACGGCGGCATGCCGGGTCCGGGCGCGCCGGGACCGATGCCGGGATACGGCGGTTACGGCTACGGTGGGGGCGGCGGCGGAAGCTTCTTCAGCGGTCTGCTCGGCGGCTTGGGCGGCGCGTGGCTCGGTAACGAGATGTTCGGTCAGCACGGGGGCGGCGGCTTGGCCGCGCCCGCCGATGCGTCGCAGGCGGTTCAAGGCGGCAGCGACGGCGGCGGCTGGCAGGGCGACGCGGGGCAGGCCGGTCTCGGCGGCGCCAGCGGCGGCGACTGGAGCGGCGGCGGATTTGGCGACTCCGGTGGTGGCGGCGGCGATTTCGGCGGCGGGGGCGGAGACTCGGGCGGCGGGTGGTAA
- a CDS encoding APC family permease, whose amino-acid sequence MATSPQLKSGSLSFIEVLATSVALIGPSMTPLLIAPGMFALAGNATWLAYVFGAAMLFFVALNINQFARRSSEAGSMYGYVADNLGRTTGALNGWALLWAYGFTAAAVVGAMALFGDLLLRDAGIHAPLVLIAAVVAAIAWQAAYRGVQISAIVMLVLEVISVVIICAVVGVVLFHQGPHLDVNQVTLKGGFPGGIGIALAFAMFSFVGFESATAFGAEAKNPLVTIPRAVIGSVLFASVFFIVVTYAEIVGMAHAAQPLDKQTFPLGTLVDLFGIGFLRVPLTIGALCSAFSVCLACITTAGRIAYAMATEGSLPPAFARIEPKHDTPNVAVTVVTAITLVIAAACLIGGIAPIDVFNNCGVLSSFGFFLAYALISIAAAVFVKRRGERRVGDLLISGVAVALLVFAAAMDFFPLPAPPQRYFAYYFLAFLVLGWMWFALRRRKAVA is encoded by the coding sequence ATGGCCACGTCCCCTCAGTTGAAGTCGGGATCCCTGAGCTTTATCGAGGTCCTCGCGACGTCGGTTGCGCTGATCGGGCCAAGCATGACGCCGCTTTTAATTGCGCCCGGGATGTTCGCCCTGGCCGGCAATGCGACGTGGCTCGCCTACGTCTTCGGCGCCGCGATGCTGTTCTTCGTGGCGCTGAACATCAATCAATTTGCCCGGCGCTCGAGCGAGGCCGGCTCGATGTACGGCTACGTCGCCGATAACCTGGGTCGCACGACCGGCGCGCTCAACGGCTGGGCGCTGCTGTGGGCGTACGGATTCACCGCGGCGGCCGTAGTCGGTGCGATGGCGCTGTTTGGCGATTTGCTTTTACGCGACGCCGGCATTCACGCACCGCTCGTCCTCATCGCTGCGGTCGTCGCGGCGATCGCATGGCAAGCCGCATATCGCGGCGTGCAGATCTCCGCGATCGTCATGCTCGTGCTCGAGGTCATTTCGGTGGTCATCATCTGCGCCGTGGTCGGCGTCGTGCTCTTCCACCAGGGGCCGCACCTCGACGTCAATCAAGTCACGCTCAAGGGCGGCTTTCCCGGCGGAATCGGAATAGCGTTAGCATTTGCGATGTTCAGTTTCGTCGGATTCGAAAGCGCGACGGCGTTCGGTGCGGAGGCGAAAAACCCGCTCGTGACGATTCCGCGTGCGGTTATCGGCAGCGTGCTGTTTGCGAGCGTGTTCTTCATCGTCGTAACGTATGCCGAGATCGTCGGCATGGCGCACGCGGCGCAGCCGCTCGACAAGCAGACGTTTCCGCTCGGTACCCTCGTCGATCTTTTTGGCATCGGCTTCCTGCGCGTGCCATTGACGATCGGCGCGCTGTGCAGCGCCTTTTCGGTGTGCCTGGCCTGTATCACGACGGCGGGCCGTATCGCTTACGCGATGGCGACGGAAGGTTCGCTGCCGCCGGCCTTTGCACGCATCGAACCCAAGCACGATACACCGAACGTTGCGGTGACCGTGGTGACCGCAATCACGCTCGTGATTGCGGCGGCGTGCCTCATAGGCGGGATCGCGCCGATCGATGTATTCAACAATTGCGGCGTCCTGAGCTCATTTGGATTCTTTCTCGCATACGCACTGATCTCGATTGCGGCGGCAGTGTTCGTGAAGCGCCGGGGCGAGCGCCGCGTAGGCGATCTGCTGATCTCGGGGGTCGCGGTCGCACTGTTGGTGTTTGCCGCCGCGATGGACTTCTTTCCGCTGCCGGCGCCCCCGCAGCGTTACTTTGCTTACTACTTCCTGGCGTTTCTGGTTCTGGGTTGGATGTGGTTTGCGCTGCGCCGCCGCAAGGCCGTGGCGTGA
- a CDS encoding GntR family transcriptional regulator produces MKQQAFERASTAVRVATVLRERIARGELRPGSRLIELDISRELGVSRSPVREALLHLAEEGLVEILPYRGAMVVPLDKVRLTELLEFRLALEHFALERLVERSDRSEIARLRERVEPLRAAISSGDRQATIDADLAMHREMVAMAGNTLVERAYESLIVQIRLYIDLTSAHYERPEDLATEHEAFFDAVERGEFLMSRKLLDAHITHGFEDVG; encoded by the coding sequence GTGAAGCAGCAGGCGTTCGAGCGCGCGTCGACGGCCGTTCGCGTCGCAACCGTCTTGCGCGAGCGCATCGCGCGCGGCGAGCTGCGGCCGGGTTCGCGGCTCATCGAACTCGACATCTCGCGCGAGCTCGGCGTGAGCCGCAGCCCGGTGCGCGAGGCACTGCTGCATTTGGCCGAAGAAGGCCTCGTGGAAATTCTGCCCTATCGCGGCGCGATGGTCGTGCCCCTCGATAAAGTGCGTCTGACGGAGCTATTGGAGTTTCGCTTGGCGCTCGAGCACTTCGCGCTGGAACGGCTCGTCGAAAGAAGCGATCGCTCCGAGATTGCGCGGCTGCGCGAGCGGGTGGAGCCCCTGCGCGCCGCCATCTCGAGCGGCGATCGTCAAGCAACGATCGATGCCGATCTCGCGATGCACCGCGAGATGGTTGCAATGGCCGGCAACACGCTGGTCGAGCGCGCGTACGAAAGTCTCATCGTACAGATACGCTTGTACATCGATCTCACGAGCGCGCACTACGAGCGTCCGGAGGATCTTGCGACCGAGCACGAAGCGTTCTTCGACGCGGTCGAACGCGGTGAGTTTTTGATGTCGCGCAAGCTCCTCGACGCGCACATCACGCACGGCTTCGAGGACGTCGGCTAA
- a CDS encoding CoA-acylating methylmalonate-semialdehyde dehydrogenase — MEMLVTDPATGLELGSIAVAQSDDVARAVTSAKAAFITWSQVPVIERARLMFRYADALERRHEEIARSVSRENGKTIADARAEARRGIEAVEFACGMPSLMMGDALPDIARGVDSISMRYPLGVCVGITPFNFPSMIPLWMFPIALAAGNTFVLKPSPQTPLTANLLAEVAREAKFPDGVLNVVHGGVETVNALIDHPDVAAVSFVGSSTVAQLVHERAVRSHKRVQALGGAKNYLIVMPDGVKQSSIDAIVSSAFGGAGQRCLAGSVVVAVGDAGERLVPMLVDAARGLRLGCGLDAGTDMGPVISHDAIARIDGYVERARKSGATLELAPDPAAREAKGSFLSPVIFDRVDPQSELAREEIFGPVLAIVRVSTLGEAIDLANRSRYGNASSIFTSDGGSARTFSNRIEVGMVGVNIGVAAPMSFFPFGGVKDSIFGDLRCHGKDGVAFYTQQRVVISRWP, encoded by the coding sequence ATGGAAATGCTGGTCACCGATCCCGCGACCGGGCTCGAGCTCGGCAGCATTGCGGTCGCGCAGAGCGACGACGTCGCGCGGGCCGTCACCTCGGCAAAAGCCGCGTTTATAACGTGGTCGCAGGTTCCGGTGATCGAGCGCGCGCGGCTCATGTTCCGTTACGCCGACGCACTCGAGCGGCGCCACGAAGAGATCGCGCGCAGCGTGTCGCGCGAGAACGGCAAGACGATTGCCGATGCGCGCGCGGAAGCGCGGCGCGGCATCGAAGCCGTCGAGTTCGCGTGCGGCATGCCGTCGCTGATGATGGGCGACGCGCTGCCCGACATCGCGCGCGGCGTCGATTCGATCTCGATGCGCTACCCGCTCGGCGTCTGCGTGGGCATCACGCCGTTTAACTTCCCGTCGATGATCCCGCTGTGGATGTTTCCCATTGCGTTGGCCGCCGGCAACACGTTCGTGCTCAAGCCGTCGCCGCAGACGCCGCTCACGGCGAATTTGCTCGCCGAGGTCGCGCGCGAAGCGAAGTTCCCCGACGGCGTCCTCAACGTCGTGCACGGCGGCGTCGAAACCGTCAACGCGCTGATCGACCATCCCGACGTTGCGGCCGTGTCGTTCGTAGGGTCGTCGACCGTCGCGCAGCTCGTGCACGAGCGCGCGGTTCGCTCCCACAAGCGCGTTCAAGCGTTGGGCGGCGCAAAAAACTATCTGATCGTGATGCCCGACGGCGTGAAGCAAAGCTCGATCGACGCGATCGTCAGCTCGGCCTTCGGCGGCGCGGGACAGCGTTGCCTGGCGGGTTCGGTCGTGGTTGCCGTCGGCGACGCGGGCGAACGGCTCGTGCCGATGCTGGTCGACGCGGCGCGCGGCTTGCGTTTAGGATGCGGCCTCGATGCCGGCACCGACATGGGACCAGTCATCAGTCACGACGCGATCGCGCGCATCGACGGTTACGTCGAGCGCGCGCGCAAGAGCGGAGCGACGCTGGAGCTCGCTCCCGATCCGGCGGCTCGCGAAGCCAAAGGCTCGTTTCTCTCGCCGGTTATCTTCGATCGCGTCGATCCGCAAAGCGAACTGGCGCGGGAAGAGATTTTCGGTCCGGTCCTGGCGATCGTGCGGGTATCGACGCTCGGCGAAGCGATCGACTTAGCGAATCGATCGCGCTACGGCAACGCCTCGTCGATCTTTACGTCGGACGGCGGCAGCGCGCGAACGTTTTCGAATCGCATCGAAGTCGGCATGGTCGGCGTCAATATCGGCGTGGCCGCGCCGATGTCGTTCTTCCCGTTCGGCGGCGTGAAAGATTCGATCTTCGGCGACTTACGCTGTCACGGCAAAGACGGCGTCGCATTTTATACGCAACAGCGCGTCGTCATCAGCCGCTGGCCTTAG
- a CDS encoding aminotransferase class III-fold pyridoxal phosphate-dependent enzyme, with product MVDNVQEARMDHVLTPWVPQAGRSVPTIVRGEGSYLYDDSGKRYLDLSAGLVAVNLGHGHAGMAQAIGEQAARLAYAPPSLGNDTRSALAKAIVEIGPWNEGGRVFFTTGGGEANEDAVKFARAITGRHKVLTAYRSFHGSAPGAGSLSGENRRWPNEPGLPGVVRFFSPFPYRSPFHTRDAAEEVERAIAHLEEIVRYEGGERIAALMIEPVIGSNGVIVFPDGYLKRVRELCDRYGILLIFDEVMTGFGRTGEAFASQRFGVAPDMFTFAKGVTSAYVPLGGVAVRESLAKFFDAHALPSGHTFSGHPLATAAGLAAVKAYREENLFPRARVVEEWLRKRFEELGSRHPMLGEARGVGAFFGLELVANPETREPLVEWQGGRTLQSLFGDLLARGMYIYGRYNVIVVSPPLTVAESELDEAMEIFDAAFAEFAKLPKAG from the coding sequence ATTGTCGACAATGTACAAGAGGCTCGCATGGATCATGTTTTGACGCCGTGGGTTCCGCAGGCCGGCCGTTCGGTGCCGACCATCGTTCGCGGAGAGGGATCCTACCTCTACGACGACTCCGGGAAGCGTTATCTCGACCTTTCGGCGGGATTGGTGGCCGTCAACCTCGGCCACGGTCACGCCGGCATGGCGCAAGCCATCGGGGAACAGGCGGCGCGGCTGGCCTATGCGCCGCCCAGCCTGGGCAACGACACCCGTTCCGCGCTGGCCAAGGCAATCGTCGAAATCGGTCCCTGGAATGAGGGCGGCCGCGTCTTCTTCACGACCGGCGGTGGTGAAGCCAACGAAGACGCCGTGAAGTTCGCGCGCGCCATTACCGGACGGCACAAAGTGTTGACCGCGTACCGGTCGTTTCACGGCTCGGCACCCGGCGCCGGCAGTTTGAGCGGCGAGAACCGGCGCTGGCCGAACGAACCGGGCCTTCCCGGCGTCGTGCGCTTCTTCTCGCCGTTTCCGTATCGCAGTCCGTTCCACACGCGCGACGCAGCCGAAGAGGTCGAGCGCGCGATCGCGCATCTCGAAGAGATCGTGCGCTACGAAGGCGGCGAACGGATCGCCGCGCTGATGATCGAGCCCGTCATTGGTTCTAACGGCGTCATCGTCTTCCCCGACGGTTATCTCAAACGCGTGCGCGAGTTGTGCGACCGTTACGGCATTCTGCTGATCTTCGACGAGGTCATGACCGGATTCGGACGCACCGGCGAGGCGTTCGCTTCGCAGCGATTCGGCGTGGCGCCCGACATGTTCACGTTTGCCAAAGGCGTGACGTCGGCATACGTTCCGCTCGGCGGCGTCGCCGTGCGCGAATCGCTGGCAAAGTTTTTCGACGCGCACGCGCTGCCCAGCGGCCACACGTTTAGCGGACATCCGCTCGCAACGGCAGCCGGGCTGGCCGCCGTGAAGGCGTACCGGGAAGAAAATCTCTTCCCACGGGCGCGCGTCGTCGAAGAGTGGCTGCGCAAGCGCTTCGAAGAACTCGGGTCGCGGCATCCGATGCTGGGCGAGGCGCGCGGCGTCGGCGCGTTCTTCGGACTCGAGCTGGTCGCCAATCCCGAAACGCGCGAGCCGCTGGTCGAATGGCAAGGCGGCCGAACGCTGCAATCGCTCTTCGGCGACCTGCTCGCTCGCGGCATGTACATCTATGGCCGTTATAACGTCATCGTCGTGTCGCCGCCGCTGACCGTCGCCGAAAGCGAGCTCGACGAGGCGATGGAGATTTTCGACGCCGCGTTCGCAGAGTTCGCGAAGCTTCCGAAGGCAGGGTAA
- the rsfS gene encoding ribosome silencing factor, whose translation MVGASFGAQRTRRRARHHRGRAHVRHSARGGKSIDHVIDVVRDAALDKKGIDFTVLDVHARTILADAFVIVTGRSKIQTRAIADAIVEALKKNDAAVLRVEGYSDGTWILIDAGNLIAHVFTPEERTFYNLERLWGPLHAAS comes from the coding sequence ATCGTCGGTGCGTCATTTGGCGCACAAAGGACTCGCCGTCGCGCCCGCCACCATCGCGGCCGCGCACACGTTCGGCATTCCGCTCGAGGAGGTAAGAGCATCGACCATGTAATCGACGTCGTCCGCGACGCTGCGCTCGACAAAAAAGGTATCGATTTCACCGTTTTGGACGTGCACGCGCGCACGATTTTGGCCGATGCGTTCGTCATCGTCACCGGACGGTCGAAGATACAAACCCGCGCCATCGCCGACGCGATCGTGGAAGCGCTTAAAAAGAACGATGCGGCCGTGTTGCGCGTAGAGGGCTATAGCGACGGCACGTGGATCCTCATCGACGCCGGCAATCTCATCGCGCACGTGTTCACGCCCGAGGAGCGCACGTTTTACAATTTGGAACGCCTCTGGGGGCCGCTCCATGCCGCGTCTTGA
- the yqeK gene encoding bis(5'-nucleosyl)-tetraphosphatase (symmetrical) YqeK: protein MTFTQLARRVRDHLAQDHRYEHTVRVARCADILAQRHGLDARRARLAGMLHDLARLYPAQRLLTECEARGMPIDGFERANPVVLHARLGAAIAAETFGVHDEQVLSAIEKHTTAAAAMSPLDCVVFLADGLEPERNFPERAALWELAMNDLTEATREVIKSSVRHLAHKGLAVAPATIAAAHTFGIPLEEVRASTM, encoded by the coding sequence TTGACGTTCACGCAGCTCGCGCGGCGCGTGCGCGACCACCTGGCGCAGGATCATCGGTACGAGCACACGGTGCGCGTCGCGCGCTGTGCCGATATACTCGCGCAGCGCCACGGTCTGGACGCGCGGCGCGCTCGGCTGGCCGGCATGCTCCACGACCTCGCGCGCCTGTACCCGGCGCAGCGGCTGCTGACCGAATGTGAGGCGCGCGGCATGCCGATCGACGGCTTCGAGCGAGCGAATCCGGTCGTGCTGCACGCTCGGCTCGGTGCCGCGATTGCCGCCGAAACCTTCGGGGTACACGACGAGCAGGTGCTCTCCGCGATCGAAAAACACACCACCGCGGCGGCGGCTATGTCGCCGTTGGATTGCGTCGTTTTTCTCGCCGACGGTTTGGAACCGGAACGCAACTTTCCCGAACGCGCCGCGTTATGGGAGCTCGCGATGAACGATTTGACCGAAGCGACGCGCGAGGTCATCAAATCGTCGGTGCGTCATTTGGCGCACAAAGGACTCGCCGTCGCGCCCGCCACCATCGCGGCCGCGCACACGTTCGGCATTCCGCTCGAGGAGGTAAGAGCATCGACCATGTAA
- the rimI gene encoding ribosomal protein S18-alanine N-acetyltransferase, translating to MKMTLSPHDAGLPERMTIDPMISGDIPAVTRIERASFSTVWPSDAFYNELSTNKVAHYFVGRIGDRIVAYGGIWVILEDSHVTTLAVDPAFRGKRLGEVMLLHLIDEAIERGAAWLTLEVRESNVVAQQLYRKYGFTTVTLRRGYYSDDNESAMVMWAGNLKSELYRNRIAVLRARNNA from the coding sequence ATGAAGATGACCCTCAGTCCGCACGACGCCGGACTGCCCGAGCGCATGACGATCGACCCGATGATCAGCGGCGACATACCGGCGGTCACGCGAATCGAGCGCGCGTCATTCTCGACGGTCTGGCCGTCGGACGCCTTCTACAACGAGCTCAGCACCAACAAAGTGGCGCACTATTTCGTGGGAAGAATCGGCGATCGGATCGTCGCGTACGGCGGCATCTGGGTGATTTTGGAAGACTCGCACGTTACGACGCTGGCCGTGGATCCGGCGTTTCGCGGAAAACGTTTGGGCGAAGTAATGCTGCTGCATTTGATCGACGAGGCGATCGAACGCGGTGCCGCGTGGCTGACGCTCGAAGTACGCGAAAGCAACGTCGTCGCGCAGCAGCTCTATCGCAAGTACGGTTTTACGACGGTCACCTTGCGCCGCGGCTACTACAGCGACGATAACGAGAGCGCGATGGTGATGTGGGCGGGAAATCTCAAAAGCGAGCTCTACCGCAACCGCATCGCCGTGCTGCGGGCGCGCAATAACGCTTGA
- the tsaB gene encoding tRNA (adenosine(37)-N6)-threonylcarbamoyltransferase complex dimerization subunit type 1 TsaB, producing the protein MNVLGIDGALGGFSAAVAAGGSIRSKRSEPGNVALEAGLSAIAAVLDDAGVSASQIERIAVGCGPGGFTGLRIAISYAKSLAQAWRTPLVAIDSFDLLEYGGSFDRVLTVVVGRTGVISARLRNGGRIERASGWIADVLGELEGALRPSTPLAVLGAPEDVLSALAERGIVVSPVTPSIAPAACAAALAAAALKPAASVHAVRADYGELPAARVPRLK; encoded by the coding sequence ATGAACGTTTTGGGCATCGACGGAGCGCTGGGCGGCTTTTCTGCGGCCGTCGCCGCGGGCGGATCGATCCGCAGCAAGCGCTCCGAACCGGGCAACGTCGCGCTCGAAGCCGGTTTGTCCGCCATAGCGGCCGTGCTCGACGACGCCGGCGTCTCCGCTTCGCAGATCGAGCGCATCGCCGTCGGATGCGGCCCCGGAGGGTTTACCGGCCTTCGGATCGCGATCTCGTACGCCAAATCGCTGGCACAGGCGTGGCGCACCCCGCTCGTTGCAATCGACTCTTTCGACCTGCTGGAGTATGGCGGCTCGTTCGACCGGGTTCTGACGGTGGTCGTGGGACGGACCGGAGTGATTTCGGCGCGGCTTCGTAACGGCGGGCGGATCGAGCGTGCCTCGGGCTGGATCGCCGACGTGCTTGGGGAGCTCGAGGGTGCCCTCCGCCCTTCGACGCCTCTGGCAGTACTCGGCGCCCCGGAGGACGTGCTCAGCGCGCTCGCCGAACGCGGCATTGTAGTGAGCCCGGTCACTCCTTCGATCGCCCCCGCCGCTTGCGCCGCCGCTCTGGCCGCAGCCGCGCTGAAGCCTGCCGCGAGCGTGCACGCCGTGCGCGCGGATTATGGCGAGCTTCCCGCCGCGCGCGTTCCGCGTTTGAAATGA
- the tsaE gene encoding tRNA (adenosine(37)-N6)-threonylcarbamoyltransferase complex ATPase subunit type 1 TsaE encodes MPDAFAAPLRRTFSDEAALTDFATAFARGLQPGDVVALSGPLGAGKTTFVRAVVRALHGADQTSSPTFTFWHRYSGDPPIDHLDLFRIGEPGETVELGLDDAFDGRSIVLVEWWEKAPHLVPAARYDVHIEGAGDSPRTVDCTRR; translated from the coding sequence ATGCCCGATGCTTTCGCCGCTCCGTTACGGCGCACTTTTTCCGACGAGGCCGCGCTGACCGATTTCGCAACGGCGTTCGCGCGCGGGCTGCAACCGGGCGACGTCGTCGCACTTTCGGGACCGCTGGGAGCGGGGAAAACGACTTTTGTCAGAGCCGTCGTCCGCGCGCTTCACGGCGCCGACCAGACGTCGAGTCCGACGTTTACGTTTTGGCATCGCTACTCGGGCGATCCGCCGATCGATCATCTGGATCTCTTTCGCATCGGGGAACCGGGCGAAACCGTCGAGCTCGGCTTGGACGACGCGTTCGACGGACGCTCGATCGTTTTGGTCGAGTGGTGGGAGAAAGCGCCGCACCTCGTACCGGCCGCTCGTTACGACGTTCATATTGAGGGCGCCGGTGACTCGCCGCGCACCGTGGACTGTACCCGCCGATGA